In a single window of the Trichoderma breve strain T069 chromosome 6, whole genome shotgun sequence genome:
- a CDS encoding ankyrin repeats (3 copies) domain-containing protein — MEAGANVVVHSLAISPIEKISKVATLSFHTLPNCLSDCSRNEWVFNLPADETSEEDGFSRRKSLVFDTHFSGFTPLQHTKNDDCYVDVIAISGLGGHAFGSFKERHGSFMWLRDALPIDVPGARILIYGYDTRLIRSRSFQNLTDLGKALQIDIKGVRELTQTRPTVFIGHSLGGLVIKEAIVKLKEELDEKDASILKSTSGFLFFGVPHQGMAIESLVPLVKDNPNRSLLESLNKNSALLQRLEKDFSNVFGTKRLRIVSFYETENSPTAVEMEDGKWELSGDPKVLVDVSSATCGTPTQLSDENIGLDEQITRSFLGQRNPGAGKSVLMKYAVTMMHSRKSRELVVSFFIHGRGTPLQKNLLGLFRALLNSMLISFPEYLSQLTKRFHDQERRFGTYQENRWAWTKEELQDFMSEVLTKGTRNRPVVIFVDAIDECGEFHAKHLLEYFKSLMNKVEREEAQMEKEILLKAQGGFQWVVLITSMVIDGNTIGIKAEKLHEMITTTPEALDELYSNILSGVTGAENHQMTKLFQWVLFAERPLSAQELREALATDKDMTYTTVSELRNHDSWSDTLEDFEKHVRHISRGLVEFRTRDLWEQYEPGGEDWDREVQFVHQSVADYILEKFLNHVRLGDASQSQIGTGHFEISRSCLRYMALREVLEGAQLSRGTFSARFPLVPYAVRFLFHHIREVEREGISQHDLLQLIQWDRQSEFMRKIASIWRVMDPNNAHSPTGWPFIGATPLHVLVALGSKSAFDALLQKDDVEVDGRDSDGNTPLLLALRDCHQNMALTLLNRSTEWQQPRNEAINQGIIQDKDTDDRSNHFVDINAENNDGETPLMIALTVDAEEVIWKLIEAGADLFKQQTWLIFYAIGFNKSFEDKDEDERDDEALLLASRRGQTAIVNLLLSHGISATWRDKHGDFPLLVAAENGYETIVKLLLENGGDVDAKDTLNYGYASLMRALQNGHEAVARFLIDKGAGVNVSDINGLSLLSWTVLRDFETVVKFLITNKANINVTDKDGASLLLWALQSGREAVASLLIRNGANISASDKDGLTPLLWASRKGYEEVVRLLIYNGADINASGKDGSTPLSWASQNGHVAIVELLIHTGADIHASDKDGITSLSWAVRNDFYGVAWHLVNSGANVNASDKNGLTPLSWASQNGSKEIAMLLRRNNRGPFLE; from the exons ATGGAAGCCGGCGCCAACGTTGTTGTTCATTCACTTGCAATCAGCCCTATCGAAAAAATCAGCAAAGTCGCAACTCTAAGTTTTCATACCCTCCCAAACTGTCTGTCCGACTGCTCTCGAAATGAATGGGTATTCAACCTCCCGGCGGACGAAACTTCAGAGGAGGATGGCTTCAGCCGGAGAAAATCACTTGTGTTCGATACTCATTTCTCGGGTTTTACGCCTCTTCAACATACCAAGAACGATGACTGCTATGTGGA TGTAATCGCAATATCCGGTCTCGGCGGACACGCGTTTGGTTCTTTCAAAGAGAGACATGGGTCCTTTATGTGGCTCCGTGATGCTCTCCCAATAGATGTTCCCGGTGCAAGGATCTTAATCTATGGATATGACACTCGACTCATTCGGAGCAGGTCATTTCAGAACTTAACGGACTTGGGCAAAGCTCTTCAAATCGACATAAAGGGCGTTCGG GAGCTCACCCAAACTCGTCCCACAGTTTTCATTGGACACAGTCTCGGTGGTCTTGTGATTAAAGAG GCTATAGTCAAGTTGAAAGAAGAATTGGACGAGAAAGATGCATCAATACTGAAGTCTACTTCTGGATTCCTGTTCTTCGGTGTTCCTCACCAAGGGATGGCTATTGAATCACTCGTTCCTTTGGTTAAAGACAACCCTAACAGGAGTCTTCTTGAGTCGCTCAATAAGAATTCAGCACTCCTTCAACGCCTCGAAAAAGACTTCAGCAATGTATTCGGCACAAAACGTCTTCGAATTGTCTCCTTCTACGAAACGGAGAATTCCCCCACTGCAGTCGAG atggaagatggaaaatggGAACTCTCCGGAGATCCTAAAGTGTTAGTTGACGTCTCATCCGCGACATGCGGCA caccaaCACAGCTTTCGGATGAGAACATTG GCTTGGATGAACAGATCACGAGGTCTTTTCTGGGTCAAAGAAATCCCGGGGCTGGAAAGTCCGTTCTCATGAAGTACGCCGTTACAATGATGCATAGCAGAAAGTCCCGGGAGCTCGTTGTGTCCTTTTTTATTCACGGTCGAGGAACGCCTTTGCAGAAGAACCTACTAGGTCTATTCCGTGCATTACTGAACTCCATGCTCATATCCTTCCCGGAGTATCTCTCTCAGCTCACTAAACGGTTTCATGACCAGGAGAGACGATTCGGGACATACCAGGAGAATAGATGGGCTTGGACCAAAGAAGAACTTCAAGATTTCATGTCTGAGGTTTTGACCAAAGGGACGAGGAACCGGCCTGTAGTCATCTTCGTTGACGCGATTGATGAATGTGGAGAATTTCATGCCAAACACCTGTTGGAATACTTCAAAAGCCTCATGAACAAAGTTGAACGCGAAGAAGCGCAG atggagaaggagatcTTGTTGAAGGCTCAAGGAGGATTCCAATGGGTAGTCTTAATCACTTCAATGGTGATTGATGGAAACACAATTGGCATCAAGGCGGAGAAGCTGCACGAGATGATCACAACTACCCCGGAAGCCCTTGACGAGTTGTACAGCAACATTTTGAGCGGCGTTACTGGAGCCGAAAATCATCAGATGACCAAGCTGTTCCAGTGGGTTCTATTTGCTGAACGACCCTTATCCGCACAAGAGCTTCGGGAGGCGCTTGCTACAGATAAAGACATGACTTACACGACTGTCTCCGAACTCAGAAACCACGACAGCTGGTCCGATACTTTGGAGGATTTCGAAAAGCACGTTAGACACATTTCCAGAGGCTTGGTGGAATTCCGCACCCGTGACCTTTGGGAGCAATACGAACCTGGCGGAGAAGACTGGGATCGGGAAGTTCAGTTCGTCCACCAATCAGTCGCTGACTATATACTCGAGAAGTTTCTCAACCATGTGAGACTTGGGGATGCCTCTCAATCTCAAATCGGAACTGGCCACTTTGAAATATCGAGGTCCTGTCTCAGATACATGGCATTGAGGGAGGTGTTAGAAGGGGCTCAGCTATCTCGCGGCACATTCTCAGCAAGATTTCCATTAGTACCATATGCAGTGCGTTTTCTGTTCCACCATATCAGGGAGGTGGAGCGGGAAGGAATTTCTCAACAtgatctcctccagctcattCAATGGGATCGACAATCTGAATTCATGAGGAAAATTGCGAGCATATGGAGAGTCATGGATCCTAATAACGCCCACTCACCCACGGGGTGGCCCTTCATTGGAGCAACGCCGCTGCATGTCCTGGTTGCACTTGGCTCGAAAAGCGCCTTCGACGCACTCCTGCAGAAAGATGATGTAGAAGTTGATGGTAGAGACTCGGACGGCAATACACCACTACTTCTCGCCCTCAGAGATTGCCACCAAAATATGGCACTCACGCTGCTGAATCGGTCGACCGAGTGGCAGCAGCCTCGAAACGAGGCGATTAACCAAGGCATCATTCAGGACAAAGACACAGACGACCGAAGTAACCACTTTGTGGACATCAATGCGGAAAATAATGACGGCGAGACACCGTTGATGATTGCCCTAACAGTGGACGCCGAGGAGGTGATCTGGAAGTTGATTGAGGCGGGTGCTGATCTTTTTAAGCAGCAGACCTGGCTCATTTTCTATGCCATTG GATTCAATAAAAGCTTCGAagacaaggacgaggatgagcgTGATGATGAAGCACTTCTCTTAGCTTCACGAAGAGGTCAAACGGCCATAGTCAATCTCCTCTTGTCACACGGCATATCTGCAACTTGGCGAGACAAACACGGGGATTTTCCATTACTGGTGGCTGCAGAAAATGGCTATGAGACTATCGtgaagctgcttctcgagAACGGAGGGGACGTTGACGCCAAAGATACGTTAAATTATGGCTATGCTTCGCTGATGAGGGCTCTTCAAAATGGCCACGAGGCAGTGGCAAGGTTTCTTATTGACAAAGGAGCCGGCGTTAATGTCAGCGATATAAATGGATTATCATTGCTCTCGTGGACCGTATTAAGGGACTTTGAGACAGTGGTAAAGTTTCTTATTACCAATAAGGCTAACATTAACGTTACTGATAAAGATGGAGCATCGTTACTCTTATGGGCCTTACAGAGTGGCCGTGAGGCAGTAGCGAGCCTTCTGATTCGTAATGGAGCCAACATAAGCGCAAGTGATAAAGATGGGTTGACACCACTCTTATGGGCCTCACGGAAGGGCTACGAGGAAGTAGTGAGGCTTCTGATTTATAATGGAGCCGACATCAATGCCAGCGGTAAAGATGGGTCGACACCACTTTCATGGGCTTCACAGAATGGCCATGTGGCAATAGTGGAGCTTCTTATTCATACTGGAGCTGATATTCATGCCAGTGATAAAGATGGGATAACATCACTCTCATGGGCCGTACGGAATGACTTCTATGGAGTCGCATGGCATCTTGTTAATAGTGGAGCTAATGTAAATGCCAGCGATAAAAATGGATTAACACCACTTTCATGGGCCTCACAGAATGGCTCTAAGGAAATAGCAATGCTCTTGCGCCGCAACAACAGAGGCCCTTTTTTGGAATAG
- a CDS encoding protein kinase domain-containing protein, with product MAHNLMDVKGKISSLTNEDIFASSQYVSTSHPPNQPWPGILTILISHGNGFSIPDQYHQAVNSVQSGSSLTQAELSKRPWLNLNGRELSLLYAIVEYDKLSARSFSASETFENLRTIENLQWENLGSYSVKFNVFRAAELVFRFYLCYPGRGQGSSDFFLGKAKIEPVLEEKKYTKWLRLEDGAGEICVEIEYTKTATPGIQAVGGRQGQCLRDSCSPNPCYHFQVERQDTNLLYASKKLLNVDASHVFLSQAGKPFVAPLGFVAPISEGLQLHAPFIHGGPLFYHLQKPRRFDVDRCRFYAAEILCAFESLLQSNPSYRGPKTENILLDSIGHVVLCDFSLYHLDT from the exons ATGGCTCACAATCTGATGGACGTGAAGGGCAAGATTTCCAGTCTCACAAATGAAGACATATTTG CCTCATCTCAGTATGTGTCTACATCCCATCCGCCAAATCAACCTTGGCCTGGGATTTTGACCATCCTCATTTCTCATGGTAATGGCTTCTCTATACCGGATCAATACCATCAAGCTGTTAACAGCGTTCAAAGTGGCTCTTCTTTAACACAAGCCGAATTATCCAAGAGGCCGTGGCTCAATCTGAACGGCCGCGAATTGTCGCTGCTCTATGCCATTGTAGAGTATGACAAACTTTCCGCACGTTCATTCTCAGCTTCAGAAACCTTTGAGAATCTACGGACCATTGAGAATCTACAGTGGGAAAACTTAGGATCTTACAGCGTGAAATTTAATGTCTTTCGCGCTGCAGAGTTGGTCTTCAGGTTCTACCTGTGCTATCCTGGCCGTGGCCAAGGAAGTAGCGATTTCTTTCTTGGAAAGGCTAAAATTGAGCCAGTgcttgaagagaaaaagtaTACCAAGTGGCTACGATTGGAAGATGGCGCTGGAGAAATCTGTGTTGAGATTGAATACACCAAAACCGCGACGCCGGGGATACAAGCGGTCGGCGGCCGCCAAGGTCAATGTCTTAGGGACAGCTGTAGCCCGAACCCCTGTTACCATTTCCAAGTCGAAAGGCAAGATACAAATTTGCTTTACGCCAGCAAGAAACTTTTAAATGTCGACGCAAGTCATGTATTCTTGTCTCAGGCGGGCAAGCCATTCGTCGCACCGCTCGGGTTTGTTGCTCCCATTTCCGAGGGGCTACAGTTACATGCACCATTTATTCATGGAGGGCCACTGTTTTATCACCTTCAAAAACCACGACGTTTTGATGTTGATCGATGTCGGTTCTATGCCGCAGAGATCCTTTGCGCATTCGAAAGCTTACTGCAGTCCAACCCTTCATATCGCGGACCCAAAACAGAGAACATCCTGCTAGACTCCATAGGACATGTTGTTCTTTGCGACTTTAGTCTCTATCATCTGGATACATAA
- a CDS encoding ankyrin repeats (3 copies) domain-containing protein, translated as MADRVDLTRALGRAVDRKDMAVIDILLASGAKCDFEDSDRPPPPSRGYYFLDVPHNEDYMPPLVRAVRLGNMELVRLLLAHGADVNVGYHEFHGERLSLFIDVTCGRVIEAAMELGHRDIVELFLEMGADIHLPQPTWQFRDCWMIARPVYLRVRTQLREVEAAWQSARDSAEWVVV; from the coding sequence atggccgaCAGGGTTGATCTCACCAGAGCCTTGGGAAGGGCCGTGGATCGAAAGGATATGGCTGTCATCGATATCTTATTAGCCAGCGGCGCCAAGTGCGATTTCGAGGACTCTGATcgacctcctcctccttctagAGGCTACTATTTCCTCGACGTCCCGCACAATGAAGATTATATGCCTCCTCTTGTCCGAGCCGTCAGGCTGGGTAACATGGAGCTGGTGCGATTACTACTTGCACACGGCGCAGATGTTAATGTGGGATACCATGAGTTTCATGGAGAGCGCCTATCTCTCTTTATAGATGTGACGTGCGGAAGGGTGATAGAGGCGGCCATGGAGCTGGGACACCGGGATATAGTTGAGCTGTTTCTAGAGATGGGGGCGGATATTCATCTGCCGCAGCCGACCTGGCAGTTTCGCGACTGTTGGATGATAGCAAGGCCGGTTTACTTGAGAGTTAGGACGCAATTGAGGGAGGTTGAAGCGGCGTGGCAGTCGGCAAGAGATTCGGCTGAATGGGTAGTTGTGTAG
- a CDS encoding aldehyde dehydrogenase family domain-containing protein yields the protein MALNTTGIPPLQFTALDDITAQYNKVRATFRSGRTKDVEYRKQQIRRLYWAIVDNAKLIELALNKDMGKSNFEANISEIDWCKQECLDAVDNLDKWIKDEGIPHMPLQFMAMKPRIRNEPLGVILNIGAYNFPFQLNVTPLVGAIAAGNTFVLKPSEISPHSAMVLKKIMDEALDPDSYVCFNGGIDETKHILEHKFDKIVFTGGKRTGTIIAQKAAETLTPVLLELGGQNPAFITRKGDLKIAARRLMWQKCLNAGQVCLSHNYALVERCVLNKFIEEVKKQYAEMMPQGAKASPDFSRIVNQGHFNRIKKMLDNSRGKIVMGGSMDETDFFIEPTVVLVDDINDSMVVEESFGPIWSIVPFDTLDEAINIANQVDPTPLALFAFGSDAETEKVINSVTSGGATINDGFFHAMLNPSPIGGIGSSGTGNYHGYFSFKAFSHQRSIAKVPTWADKLLRVRYMPYSASELKRHHRISEKKPNFDRNGQLVKGLKYWFTVLLSLGSKNAASFALRWGVLIALAVTLGLKRNSLGL from the exons ATGGCGCTCAATACAACGGGCATCCCGCCGCTGCAGTTCACGGCCCTCGACGACATCACGGCCCAATACAACAAGGTCCGCGCCACCTTCAGATCCGGTCGCACAAAAGACGTCGAGTATCGCAAGCAGCAGATCCGCCGCCTCTACTGGGCCATCGTCGACAATGCCAAGCTGATCGAGCTGGCCCTCAACAAGGACATGGGCAAGTCCAACTTCGAGGCCAACATCTCCGAGATCGACTGGTGCAAGCAAGAATGTCTCGACGCCGTCGACAACCTGGACAAATGGATCAAGGACGAGGGCATCCCCCACATGCCCCTACAgttcatggccatgaagccGCGCATCAGGAACGAGCCGCTGGGCGTCATCCTCAACATTGGCGCATACAACTTCCCCTTCCAGCTCAATGTGACGCCCCTCGTTGGTGCCATTGCGGCGGGCAACACCTTTGTTCTCAAGCCGTCCGAGATATCGCCGCACTCAGCCATggtcttgaagaagattatGGACGAAGCGCTAGACCCCGATAGCTACGTCTGCTtcaacggcggcatcgatGAGACGAAACATATCCTGGAGCACAAGTTTGACAAGATTGTCTTCACCGGCGGCAAGCGAACTGGCACCATTATTGCCCAGAAGGCGGCCGAGACACTGACGCCCGTGCTCCTCGAGCTGGGCGGCCAGAACCCTGCATTTATTACCCGAAAGGGAGATCTCAAGATTGCGGCCCGCCGTCTGATGTGGCAAAAGTGCCTGAATGCTGGCCAGGTGTGCCTCTCCCACAACTACGCGCTCGTGGAGCGATGCGTCCTCAACAAGTTTATCGAGGAGGTCAAGAAGCAATACGCCGAAATGATGCCTCAGGGAGCAAAGGCAAGCCCCGACTTTTCCCGCATCGTCAACCAGGGCCACTTTAACCgcatcaagaagatgctggacaATTCCAGAGGCAAGATTGTCATGGGCGGGTCCATGGATGAGACAGACTTTTTCATCGAACCCACCGTTGTCTTGGTTGACGACATCAACGACAGcatggtggtggaggagagcTTTGGCCCTATCTGGTCCATTGTTCCGTTTGATACCCTggacgaggccatcaacaTCGCCAATCAGGTTGATCCAACACCATTGGCTTTGTTCGCCTTTGGCTCGGATGCGGAAACCGAAAAAG TCATCAACAGCGTGACGTCAGGGGGAGCCACCATCAACGACGGCTTCTTCCACGCCATGCTCAACCCAAGCCCCATCGGTGGCATTGGATCCTCCGGCACGGGCAACTACCACGGCTACTTCTCCTTCAAGGCCTTCAGCCACCAACGTTCCATCGCAAAGGTCCCAACCTGGGCAGACAAGCTGCTGCGCGTGCGATACATGCCCTATTCAGCCAGCGAGCTGAAGCGCCACCACCGCATCtccgagaagaagcccaacTTTGACCGCAACGGCCAGCTCGTCAAGGGCTTGAAGTACTGGTTCACCGTGCTGCTAAGCTTGGGCTCCAAGAATGCGGCGAGCTTTGCTCTCAGGTGGGGGGTTCTTATTGCTCTGGCTGTGACACTAGGTCTGAAACGCAACTCTCTAGGACtgtga
- a CDS encoding adaptor complexes medium subunit family domain-containing protein, with translation MNGVIEALHIYDDNRNPILSHTYTGRPLSASHLLSLYLEHPFPRPSLIYLPNANPPTLVFSLTHSNLLFLATSSTEIEPLLVLEFLHRIVDAFEDFVGAPLLAVKLENNYDVVAQLLTEMCDAGTVSTTEPNALREVVEMEGWVDKLLGSINLPGKNPLNTNSNTPSLIASNTPALPWRRANVRHTSNELYADVVETLSVTLAPSGRPLAAFANGTIAFTSKVSGVPDVLVTLSSPSGKHNIGGIMELPVFHPCVRLNKWNERPGELSFIPPDGRFILAGYEVDLLPFTSGKSGSVNSNNLKLPVNLEMKTGLGPVGSEFEVRLQTNKIFGTPNSSSAANDLTVTIPLPEDVRNLSDIRPSRGDASFNRAEGRLEWHIPAKEISGPTSHFGLRCTVVGSLADDDEGEEFDPTGFGFGTDYSYNEPYQSTPAAKKGKEKQGADDEQDPKRVAQNKILMPSSASVSFSVKGWLASGLKIESIVIDTRKSRGLGEGVKPYKGVKYLTVSKGGVEIRC, from the exons ATGAACGGCGTTATTGAAGCGCTGCACATCTACGATGACAACAG GAATCCCATTCTATCGCACACCTATACGGGACGGCCCCTCTCAGCTTCCcaccttctctctctctacctCGAGCATCCGTTTCCTCGGCCGAGCCTGATCTACCTCCCCAATGCAAACCCTCCGACGCTCGTCTTCAGCCTGACACACTCCAATCTACTGTTCCTGGCCACCTCATCGACCGAAATCGAACCCCTCCTCGTGCTCGAGTTCCTCCACCGGATCGTGGACGCCTTCGAGGACTTTGTTGGGGCACCCTTGCTGGCCGTCAAGCTAGAAAACAACTACGATGTCGTCGCTCAACTTCTAACGGAGATGTGTGATGCAGGGACCGTCAGTACGACGGAGCCCAACGCTCTACGAGaagtggtggagatggaaggCTGGGTCGATAAGTTGCTAGGTAGCATCAACCTACCTGG GAAAAATCCACTCAATACAAATTCAAACACACCGTCCCTAATAGCCTCCAACACGCCAGCGCTCCCGTGGAGACGGGCCAACGTACGGCACACGTCAAACGAGCTCTACGCCGATGTCGTCGAAACCCTCTCCGTCACGCTAGCTCCTTCAGGAAGGCCTTTGGCTGCATTTGCCAATGGGACAATTGCATTTACGTCAAAGGTGTCAGGCGTTCCAGATGTTCTGGTGACCCTAAGCAGTCCGTCAGGAAAACATAATATCGGTGGCATCATGGAACTACCCGTCTTCCACCCATGCGTTCGGCTGAACAAGTGGAATGAACGACCTGGAGAATTGAGCTTTATACCACCCGATGGACGATTCATCCTAGCTGGTTACGAGGTTGACCTGTTACCTTTTACAAGTGGCAAGAGTGGGAGCGTAAACTCAAACAATCTCAAGCTTCCCGTTAACCTTGAGATGAAAACCGGCCTTGGACCTGTGGGATCCGAATTCGAAGTCAGGTTACAAACCAACAAGATTTTTGGCACCCCTAATTCATCATCAGCGGCAA ATGACTTGACAGTCACTATTCCTCTGCCTGAAGACGTGAGGAACCTCTCTGATATCAGACCGTCTAGGGGGGATGCAAGCTTCAACAGGGCCGAGGGGCGACTCGAGTGGCACATCCCCGCAAAGGAGATATCTGGCCCGACGTCTCATTTTGGATTGAGGTGTACGGTGGTAGGGTCTCTagctgatgacgatgaagggGAAGAGTTTGATCCTACGGGATTCGGCTTTGGTACTGACTATTCATACAACGAGCCATACCAAAGCACACCAGCTGCCAAAAAAGGCAAGGAAAAGCAGGGCGCGGATGATGAACAGGACCCTAAGAGGGTAGCGCAGAACAAGATTCTGATGCCTAGCTCGGCATCTGTAAGCTTCTCTGTCAAAGGTTGGCTGGCAAGTGGGTTGAAAATTGAGAGCATTGTAATAGACACAAGGAAAAGCCGAGGATTGGGCGAGGGTGTGAAGCCTTACAAGGGCGTCAAGTATCTGACAGTTAGCAAGGGAGGAGTAGAGATTCGCTGCTAA
- a CDS encoding acyl transferase domain-containing protein yields MKRFGGPVLHCRRSARVSRDASSLTWASRCCAPASGGHSVRWSSSRPGRPRTAIFFPGQGVQKVGMLSPWLEAFPSTASQIIEEIDHCAGFKISDVIQNGPSKVLTQTTMAQPAIMATSIFILRILEREFNFRVADHFDFTLGHSLGEFTALVAGGYIAFEDSYYLVQRRAAAMSEATKKAIQEYGGEYGMVAVITEPEYLQGLIKAIRDFVGHSSDGSKSESNQDVPPIEQVLIANINSKNQIVLSGNMERIKMLIAHVRQFLGHDPRAVRLHSDSPFHSPIMKPAVTVMKTLLEKKSRVPGRENEDIVTFPGLMPCISNVSARPFQSKEQLKDLLARGCLETVRWWAAIKYLDQEEKVRRWVGIGPGKVGRNLVGKEVGMRGKDLVKGGGVWAITDPYEVEEVLRGLEETANILEDEDE; encoded by the exons ATGAAGCGCTTTGGGGGTCCTGTTCTGCATTGCCGGCGTAGCGCGAGGGTCAGCCGAGATGCGTCATCGCTGACATGGGCTTCGCGATGTTGCGCGCCGGCATCTGGCGGACATTCAGTGCGATGGAGCTCGAGCAGGCCTGGAAGGCCGCGGACGGCGATTTTCTTCCCGG GTCAGGGAGTGCAAAAGGTTGGCATGCTGTCGCCTTGGCTGGAGGCGTTTCCCTCGACAGCTTCGCAGATTATCGAAGAGATTGACCACTGCGCTGGGTTCAAAATCTCCGACGTCATACAGAATGGCCCGTCCAAAGTGCTCACGCAGACGACCATGGCCCAGcctgccatcatggccacgtccatcttcatcttgcgcATCCTCGAGCGCGAGTTCAATTTCCGAGTTGCTGACCACTTCGACTTTACGCTGGGTCATTCTCTGGGCGAATTCACTGCATTGGTCGCTGGAGGATATATTGCCTTTGAGGACAGCTACTATTTAGTGCAGCGGCGCGCAGCTGCGATGTCGGAAGCGACGAAGAAGGCTATACAAGAGTATGGAGGCGAGTACGGCATGGTGGCTGTGATTACAGAGCCGGAATATCTACAAGGCCTAATCAAGGCGATCCGGGATTTCGTTGGGCACTCGAGCGACGGGAGCAAATCGGAGAGCAACCAAGATGTGCCACCGATTGAGCAAGTGTTGatcgccaacatcaacagcaagaACCAAATCGTATTGAGTGGCAACATGGAGAGAATCAAGATGCTAATAGCGCATGTTCGCCAGTTCTTGGGTCACGACCCACGAGCGGTGCGACTACACAGCGACAGTCCCTTCCACAGCCCTATCATGAAGCCTGCGGTAACTGTCATGAAGACGCtactggagaagaagagtcgcGTCCCAGGCCGAGAAAACGAGGATATCGTTACGTTCCCGGGACTGATGCCATGCATCAGCAATGTCTCAGCCAGACCGTTCCAAAGCAAGGAGCAGCTAAAGGATCTCCTGGCAAGAGGATGTCTCGAGACGGTTCGATGGTGGGCGGCAATCAAGTACCTCGACCAAGAGGAGAAAGTCAGGCGATGGGTTGGTATCGGCCCCGGCAAAGTAGGCAGAAACCTGGTAGGAAAGGAAGTGGGCATGAGAGGAAAGGATCTCGTCAAGGGAGGGGGCGTATGGGCGATTACAGACCCGTatgaggtggaagaggtgCTACGAGGATTAGAAGAGACGGCAAATATCTtagaggatgaggacgaatGA